The genomic region tttattcttgatatttgaatgacgtaggttgatcattGGAACCAAAATTCTCTATGATATGTTAATAGGCATTTATGTGAATTGACGATCCAAttgttggatcgtcaccaaaatttgttacattgtagtacataatatttgaagaatATAGGAACTTCCGGATTGAGAATCTGACGTACAGATCtttccgaattggatttgtaagttcataaattaaaaCGTTAACCGCTAATCAGTTTTGGGAATTGACGaggatccaaccgttggatcataataaaattttgGTATGTCaatctagaagcataatgtggatctttggaagttacggattggaaatctgatatgcggatcttccgaaTCGAGTTATatagggttgtaaaccctaccgtcgatcaaagatcgacagttgacttttggtcaatgggtctcaaattattcttgaaggtccttgaggatatgttttatgtaaattatgtattctatcggtaagaactttgagacgtgatttgataattggtcacaggcgaCGATAGATCGTGATGTCTCGATGTGTGTGCAAGATAATCATAGCATGGACTCcaagtgagtgggtctttttctttcataggcatataattgatagttccacaaacACTTCTAAAGTGATCTATGCTTGTtacctacaattaatcattgcgaactatgaatggcttgatccctgtttagggtacgtgggcagtctaacaagacgttagatgcagccatataataaatgagattaaataatcgagacaatagccttgtttagtgaatttagcaatgtgagggacattggtgggaagtatgagatttagctttatgatttggtgattaaaAGTTAATCATAAATCGATGcatgaagaatcaagaaattgaagtaaggaaaggtaagtaatgatagttaatttaacTAGTGTCTAATTGGGCTTATCACTGACGATTactctcaaaagtaaatagtttgggagtagggtgttATTAATAGTACATGTTAcgccatattatatattttgggaatatcatgaaatgtttgggttagattgcatcatggcatattcatatggataTTACTTGAACCTAACTATTGTGAGTGCTTTGAAGTGCTAAATGACGCCGCGgacgcccaggtaagcttcaggtgagttgatgtgataaataatagcactcaaattaaaccctctttttgacaattgtagtaaagatagaagtaaggatcgttctaggccggggattaggagggattgctaatctaatgaaaactgactcaaatatacaaaaatatgcttaaaaacacttaaacaaactcaaagactcttaactaaacctatatgactcaaaataaactcaaaagactcaaaacaacacaaaacaataaaaaagactcaaactagactctaagacttaatttggacaaaaatagaattggttttgactcaaaaaacttaaaaacacacaatggGACATATTTGACTTAGcaaaataaaggggattgggtttttgatgaatttaagatgaaaacaagtaactaaaagacttaagtaaactttggacgaatttgagaaaaccTATGGACGATTgactagctagaggattctttcccacacatgatacattcaaatacaaattgatttccagttgttttttcgataaaccatgaatctcaacaccccagattaaccgtgacatcacaaattaacccttagattctcctttagttattggattggatgacatcatatgacaacccaaagcattcttcaaaagttccctacgtgacatcataatagagatacaatcaaagatcattacgttctatgaaaatcataagtattgacaaagcacttgtaactataaatcatgatactcatgctaggaatttacttaacatgattgtgaaaacaaccttaactacttgtgaatataagtttgtaacgattatgtgaaactcccttatattctagcaccaaattcaagcatgcaaattaagtaggccttcCTAATccacatacaagaataagttatccatcaaacggttaactaaattgcattcacaatttatgaaatcacaattggaattaatcaattcatatcataaacataatcatggtttcaaagtctcccctagctaaaacgagtttagcctctcatgttcacgacaaaacaaaaaaaactcgaattcaacattgaaaacaaaagatagattacaccttaaaacgttccaacactccaacttgaatgcaaaaatgtccaaggcttcttcttctcctcttcttccttgctatgcTGCAAAAATCCAATAAATTCAAGTCGAATTCAAAAgaccaaacaaattaaacacTATTACTTCTTCATCATATTGATTCCATCATATCCACATATCCAAGAAATCAAGGTGACATATTACCAGCGCCAAACTTGATGGCGTTCCAAATGTCTGGCTCTTTCGCCCTTGACAGGTCAATGCACTTGGCGTAGCAACCACCTTCGATATTTGACACACCGTTCTCAGTCCAGCAGTGTTTATCATCTCCAATCAAGTACCTATTGTGATCCGTAGACAGAGTCGTCTTTCCAGTACCTAAAtagtaaaatgaaaagaaaaggcaaATACCATAAGAAACAATTAAACTGTCATAAGCTAACAGACAGCGAGCAAGAGTAGGAGAGCACATATCATATGGCTGCGAGACCAAGATGACAACCGCGATCTATTGACGATACTATACCTGACAATCCAAAGAAAAGGGCAACATCTCCATCTTTCCCTATATTGCGGCCAGAATGCAGGGATAGGATTTGTCACTTAGGCATGAGATAATGCATGACACTGAAAAGACCTTTCTTCATTTCCCCAGTGTACATGGTGCTGAGGATGACCATTTCCCTCCGAGCAAGATTAAGGTCTATGCTAGTAGAGGATGTCATGTAGTGGGTGTAACGATTACACGGGAACTGGCCAGCATTGTATACAGTGAAGTCCGGAGTACCAAAATTCTCCAGCTCTTCAGGAGTGGGTCGAATACACCTGCGACCCACCAAGTTATAGAATTGTACGTACACTAAGCTAATATCACACGTGTTTGCACCTAGCTATACGGAAACCTACGTGCTTAGGGACGATACATAGAGAATACTCGGAAAAGATTACATGTCAAAACTCATACGCAACGTTAAGAGGACTTATCTGGCAGGCTTACCCAAAGGAGGAGGGAACATATACACTGCAGAGAAAGCaaattgttcataaaaactCTAAAGCTTTACTTACATGTTGTGCATGAACAATGAGTGATAAGCTCTGGCAGACATGACCCGAACTTTGATTCTGTTTTCCGGATGTCAGTGACTATATTTGACAAGGCGTTTAGAAAACTTACCACACTGGATTTCTTCTCTTCATAACCTGGTGAGACTCTTTTTGAAATGGAGTTGGCTAAAGGAGGATCCTCTAGTACATCTACAAGGTTTGCCAAATTAGGTACATCTTGAACTACTTCAGGTTTATGACGGGGAATGTTTGCATTTTAAGGAAGGACGGTCCCAAGTCTAAAGGTATTAGGTATGACAAATTAGGAGTGGAAAAGATTATCACGGATGAGGGAGTAATGCCTTGTCTAGAAAAGTGAATaatcctatcgtacagaccactttaggtggttccgactcgtgtgcaggtatagttgttgagatgtggattcgagctctagattcagccgtacaggtcacgttaggtgactccggctgacatatcatttgcattgattgataTCACCTGGTTTACTTATACTTTATGCTGAGAAATTTGTCGTGACATATTTATGAATGTTGTTATTCTGAGCATGATTTCGTTATAttcatatattctattttctgggaacttatacaggttttacggagaggggttagaacttttgagaatgaaatgattttgaaaagctttgtttttgctcactcacactttctgttttgcgcccttccaggttttaggtagaaGCACTTTGGTGGCTCATGAGAACTttgacggtggttctgacaaacaacacaaatgtaggatcacctttgggtgttgtgtaattagtattcgtccTACTGGACTGCACTTAGACTTTTTGTGCTCTGATTATATTTATCACACTTAGTCTTAAACTAGCGTATTACTTTAACTAGTTTatctagtagtttggtttttatttattcgcttttctattattatttatacttccgcactgtgcacatggctacatcactctcacgtgacgggcagcatgccttgatttcggtcagggtgtgtcacaAATCATGCGATCTGGACGCGCGAGTGGAAGAAGGGGGATCGCGAGTGCATGGAGGTGAAGGCAGTGTGAGGTGTGGTAGCAGTTGCAGCGGAGGAGGGACTGGGGTGCGACGACAAAGGAGGGGGATCGCGAGTGCCCGTTGGGTTTtacattcttttaatttttttaaaattttaaattttttattaatattttttatttttattaattttatgttgTGGTTGACGTGAGCCCATGTCACATTGCCTTCAGGAGCTCGGGCTAGCATGAATCGTCGGGCCTTTCCTTCGGGCCTGCTCAGGCTCGCTTGCCAGCACACGCTGGGCTTCATCACTTGGGCTACATGGCCCTGTTCTTGCGCCTATCCCTCGGGCTGGAGCACACAGTGGACTTGCTCTAATTAAGTTTAGACACTTCTATTTACacacatttttatttctcactttttaaaatttttggttattaatctttttaaattcatttgatccaacagtATTGTGTGATAAGCAtcattctaaaaattctcaccTAATGCTACTTAGCCCTAGTCTTGATACTAGGCGGCTGACTACCATCCTGATTAGTTCATAgatgtttgaaaaattaaaaaaatgcgcCTACATCTACTTAGCCGTCCGCCTAGCTCACCTAATCTCACAAAGAATCTTCAttcaataagaataaaataacaaaaattccCTTAGTTTTTGTTGGATtaatttggtttattttttttattcaatacgaaatgatcaaaatgattaacGGTGAACAATCTCAATGACAacttctatcaatttcaaatcaCAATGACAAAAATGAAAAGTTAGCCAATCTCAAGGGTCATTTGAAGCTAAAAAGCCAAAGATTTATAATAAAAGTACTAGTAGAAACACTTGTGAGCAACGCTACTTTCTGCTTTCTTGAAAGAAGCAATCTCCAGCTGCAACGGGCACCAGAGAATACAATTTTGTCAAAGCCGAATTCATGCAACCaaccctaaaacctaaaatacaTGTCACACAAATACTCTGATGCAATGTAACCCCATTTTGGCAATGCACGCactgcaaaaatgaaggatttttaGGTTCAAACGGTCATCCATCAGCGAGTAACAGAACACGAAACATTTACGGCGAAATGAACTAGTAGCGAGAAGGAGAAAATCattaaaactaatgaaaaagcaTAAAGTTAGGTTATCTAAGGAAaggaaaattcaaaatacaAAGGTATAACGACAGCGCGTTTTAATCGATTCACCACGTCTCTAGGCATGCCATGCCACTAAACAATGGAGTATTACTCCCAAGTACAGTACACAAGGCCGCTCCTTCCAGGAAAATGATTTAACAAAAAAGCATCACCAATAAGAAAAGCAGCATAAACAAAGTTGGCCCGAAGTGCTCAATCAACCGAAAACTAGTGTTTCCTGGCCGCCCTTGCATTTTGAACCCCCCATTTTTCCGATAAGGATTTGTTACACTAGGCAGAAAATAAAGCAAGAGGCGACTCAAGACGCAACCAAATCAGGTGTTTCCGCCTCGATCGATAACAAAGCAGTATGGACTTTGTCCAACCAACCGTCCAGCCTATCACGCAAAGATTGGATCTGTGGAATCCCCAAAACTCTTGGCTGCACCCAGGACACATGCACCGTCTCCTCAAGCTGATCGATTATTCCCTCAATCAGATGAACCTGCAGTCAACATCTCTCCCATAATTattaaatagaaaatagaaagaaagcAACACTTTCTAACTACAGAATAAGCGAATAAGTCATCTAACACCCTGCGTGTCTGCAATATAGAAAATCCAAATGCAAAACAGATTAACAAAGAAACTACCAAAAACCATACGATACATAATAATTACCAAATCATAACGTATTCAGTctccttttatttataaaattaacagTGCCAAGTCTTAAGTAAACCCcacaaaaacagaaagaaaacaaatccgATTAATTACTTCCTTGTTAAGGCAGAAACTACTATCCTAAATCTTCCCTTGTTACAACTATTGTACAAGACAGCTGTACAACTACAAAACAATTGGATGCAATAAAGGCCTTAAATTTATTGTCTGAAACTAAATTGTATGTAAAATAATATTACAAATAAATACAAGAACAACATATAATTATTTATACTCATTTGCATGTCACATGCTGCATGCTGCATGCAACATACAATATATCCTAGGTCAGTTATATTGAATTGAAAGTGTGGAACCCACAACATATGTGCAAATAAGATTTGAAATGCCAATACCATATACATAGGATCTAACATGTCTCAAACGTGTTCATGTGATCAACTTTAGAATACTAGCACTTTACCAAGTAAAAAGTTCAGTCTCTCAAATCATAagcttctcatttttttttttttttaaattcctatTCTGAATGCAAGAGTTATGAAAAGTATCGTTGTGAGTACTTAATCTTTACTTGTTACTAAGACATGCATTGAGAACTGTCGTCATAAAAACCATTCTTCTCTACTGGTATACATCTGCAAGTGGGGAGAAATGAAAAGGCAGGGGTTGTAGAACTTTAGTTTGGACAATCCAAATTAATTCACTGTCCATCAAGTTTAAGAATACAGGAACTTACGGAAAGGCTCTTCACAAGAAGATGCTCCACATCCTCAACAGAAAGTTTGGTGCGCTCTGCAATGATACTCAATGGTATAGTCCGATCTTCAGATGGCCGGCTGCAAGGACCATATCAATTTAGTGAATAGTAGTTCAAAAGCACACACCTTTGTTACAAATTACAAGTGAAAGGACAATCTAGAACACACAAACCTGAAGATAATTTCCATCAAGCACAGAATGTTAATCTTCTCCAAAAGCTTCTTCTCATTTTCAACTAATGCTGGTTGTGCTCTCAAAGCAGCATTGTGTACACGACATAATTCTTGATACCGAACTAAATCACCAGAGTTGAACGCTTGAAGAATATAGTAAAGCCACTCTACCTTTGTCCCTAGAAGGCTCTTAATCTAGATAGATTGTTAAAATTTGtcatatattaaaaaagaaaagtgaagcACAAATAACTTATAATGTAGCCTACAGGCTACACATATCAGAAGAAACACATGGCAACTACATAGAAACTTTTTAGGTATGTAATTAATATCTATATAAGCAGTAGGTCTTTCTAGGTATGTAATTAATATCTATATAAGCAGTAGGTCATCCACTAAAACACTAATGGACGGTGCAAGCGTCCACGGTAGGGTAGATAAGAGAAATTGAGATCCTAAAACCACATGGTTCACTAAACCATTATGCAAACCCAATGTACAAACATTTATCCATGTAAAAAGAACCATGTATGCACATATCATACAAAGATCCAGGCAACTAGGTTTGAGATGACAATCACTTCATGATAGTCTATAGCAGTAGAAATCAAAAGTAATTTATCAGGCTCTAGGTGGGAAAGTGAAAATAAAACCAAAGTAAAAAAAGGTACATGAATTGCGGTAATAACTGGTGACTGTACAGTGTATGATAAATAGCAGTATCAACAAGACTGCATTGCGAATCTACATACAGGCTTAGTTGCGCATGCATTACTTAGTTTCTGATCAATTTCAAATCCAATGTCCTAGTATTTGGTGCAAAAACATTTCATATAAAGTAACAAAAACACCTTGTGCATCTTGAAAGGGAACTCTTCCACGTAACACGCAGTGCACAGGAAGCAAAATATTatgaaaccaaacaaaaaactcAGCAAAAATGTTCTTACGATAGGATGCGCAAGCAGCTCTCCAAAGTTGTAGATATTATCTCCCAGGAGTACAGAAAGGGACAAATCAAATGCTAGATCCTTAAATACGATGCAAACAACCAAACCGTTAAAAATTATCATggattaaacaaaataaactacCAATCAGTCACTCAGaagtaaaagtaaaattaaaaagttaCCAAATATGAACAGTTGACTCATAGGAATCTGAAAGATAAATATTACTGTCGGCAGAGGCTATCACTCACACCCTAATCACAACTGTTCAAATGCAAACTGAACCAGTAAAGAGTATAAAAGTATGGAATGAGACCCTTAATTAACTATGGGTTGAACAGAGTCAATGTTCAAGGCAGCCTGCACACTACAAGTGCACTTAGCCAAGTTAATGGATTCTCCTAGAAGGGTACTAACATGTAACAATAGAACTTTTACGggaataaaaaaattgtattgcttctttagaaatatatatatatatatatatatatacaatcagtgttcaactaggaaactaaataaagctTATAAACAACCTACTTAAAAAAGGACTCCTACTATttacattccctttttttttcctaatattgactcatgactaacactccccctcaagttggtgcatatatatcacacatgcccaacttgacaagtgaGTCATCAAACTTTCGACTACATACTGCATGAGTTAGAACATCTGCAAGTTGCTCCTCCGTATTCACAAAAGGTATTGACACAATCTTCCTTTCAAGTttctctttaataaaatgtcgatcaacttccacatgttttgtCCTATCATGCTGTACCGGATTATCAGCTATATCTCTCGCTGACTTATTATCACAGTATAGTCTCATGGTCTCCTTTGGCTTGAACCCAAGCCCCTCAAGGAGTTTTCGAAGCCAGAGAATCTCACAAATGCCGTGAGCCATCCCTCGATACTCAGCCTCAGCTGAGGATCTTGATACTACCTTCTGTTTTTTACTTCTCCATGTAACCAAATTTCCTCctacaaaagtaaaatatccTGAAGTAGACCGTCGGTCACCCACActtcctgcccaatcagcatctgtGAACCCTTCAACCCTCAAATGTCCATGCTTCCGATATAAAACTCCTTTCCCAGGTGCAGACTTCAAATATGCTAAGATGCACATAACAGCAGCCATATGATCTACACTCGgtgaatgcataaattgacttactACACTCACTGCATAAGCAATATCAGGACGTGTATGAGCCAAATAAATTAGTCTCCCTACAAGTCTCTGATATCTTCCCTTATCAACAGATTTCTGATTCGGATCTAAACATAGATGGTGTTTTTCAACAATAGGAGTATCTACTGGCTTACATCCCAGCATACCAGTTTCTTTTAACAAATCCAAAAGATACTTACGTTGTGACCAGAAAATACCTTTCGAAGATCAAGCAACTTCAactccaagaaaatacttcaaatcccctaggttcttcatttcaaactcaGCCGCAAGATTTTTCTCCAACCTTGAAATCTCATCAAAATCATCTCCAGTAATaatcatgtcatctacataaATGATTAAAGCTGTCACTTTTCCATGCCTCTGTTTAACA from Pyrus communis chromosome 4, drPyrComm1.1, whole genome shotgun sequence harbors:
- the LOC137731861 gene encoding 26S proteasome non-ATPase regulatory subunit 13 homolog B-like, with product MIIFNGLVVCIVFKDLAFDLSLSVLLGDNIYNFGELLAHPIIKSLLGTKVEWLYYILQAFNSGDLVRYQELCRVHNAALRAQPALVENEKKLLEKINILCLMEIIFSRPSEDRTIPLSIIAERTKLSVEDVEHLLVKSLSVHLIEGIIDQLEETVHVSWVQPRVLGIPQIQSLRDRLDGWLDKVHTALLSIEAETPDLVAS